One Tunturibacter gelidoferens genomic region harbors:
- the mtnA gene encoding S-methyl-5-thioribose-1-phosphate isomerase, translating into MIPTLEWLPTGVNFLDQTKLPLEETYVLATDYKQVATVIRDMIVRGAPAIGVSAAMGMAIGIDRSSATTLPALTEEVALIAKTLAETRPTAVNLFWGIDEIRNLYIELAAKNTPIAEIKSSVVAKARRMYDEDIAACKQMGAHGAPLLPKEGTVLTHCNAGALATCGYGSALGVIRSAIARGHKIDVFADETRPFLQGARLTAWELMKDNIPTTVLCDNMAASLMRQGRIQAVIVGADRIAANGDVANKIGTYGVAILAKEHNIPFYVAAPWSTLDLQTATGDSIPIEQRDAREVTHSNGKQMTPHGVAIENPAFDVTPAKYVTAIITERGVLTAPYNQSIRIMAKQTEPELTAV; encoded by the coding sequence ATGATCCCTACCCTCGAATGGCTCCCTACCGGCGTTAACTTCCTCGACCAGACCAAACTCCCCCTCGAGGAGACCTACGTCCTCGCCACCGACTACAAACAGGTCGCCACGGTCATCCGCGACATGATCGTCCGCGGAGCACCCGCGATCGGCGTCTCTGCCGCCATGGGCATGGCCATCGGCATCGATCGCAGCTCCGCGACCACCCTTCCCGCCCTCACCGAAGAAGTCGCCCTCATCGCCAAGACCCTCGCCGAAACCCGCCCCACCGCCGTCAACCTCTTCTGGGGCATCGACGAGATCCGCAATCTCTACATCGAACTCGCCGCCAAAAACACCCCCATCGCCGAGATCAAATCCTCCGTCGTCGCCAAAGCCCGCCGCATGTACGACGAAGACATCGCCGCCTGCAAGCAGATGGGCGCACACGGCGCACCGCTCCTCCCCAAAGAGGGCACCGTCCTCACCCACTGCAACGCCGGCGCCCTCGCCACCTGCGGCTATGGATCGGCGCTGGGAGTGATCAGGTCCGCAATAGCCCGCGGTCACAAAATCGACGTCTTCGCCGACGAGACCCGTCCCTTCCTGCAAGGCGCCCGCCTCACCGCATGGGAGCTCATGAAGGACAACATCCCCACCACCGTCCTCTGCGACAACATGGCCGCCTCTCTCATGCGCCAGGGCCGTATCCAGGCCGTCATCGTCGGAGCCGACCGAATCGCCGCCAACGGCGACGTCGCCAACAAGATCGGCACCTACGGCGTAGCCATCCTCGCGAAAGAACACAACATCCCCTTCTACGTCGCCGCCCCCTGGTCCACCCTCGACCTTCAAACTGCCACGGGCGACAGCATCCCCATAGAACAGCGCGACGCTCGCGAGGTCACTCACTCCAACGGCAAGCAGATGACGCCCCACGGCGTAGCCATCGAGAACCCAGCCTTCGACGTCACCCCCGCAAAGTACGTCACCGCCATCATCACCGAGCGCGGCGTCCTCACAGCCCCCTACAACCAATCGATCCGCATCATGGCAAAGCAGACAGAACCCGAGCTCACAGCCGTCTAG
- the mscL gene encoding large conductance mechanosensitive channel protein MscL: protein MFKGFRDFVLRGNVIDLAVAVIIGAAFTAIVTSLTEKVIGPLIGAIVGKPNFGYLVGHVNGGEVRYGDFLTAVINFLILAAVVYFFLVIPTQYLLKKFHPAVVEPPATKACPQCLGDIPIAATRCKFCTQPV, encoded by the coding sequence ATGTTCAAAGGATTCCGCGATTTCGTCCTGCGTGGCAATGTCATTGATCTTGCTGTCGCCGTCATCATCGGAGCAGCATTCACGGCCATCGTTACCTCCCTCACTGAAAAAGTGATTGGTCCGCTTATCGGAGCCATCGTAGGGAAGCCCAACTTCGGATATCTGGTCGGACACGTCAACGGCGGCGAAGTCCGTTACGGCGACTTCCTCACTGCCGTCATTAACTTCCTGATCCTCGCCGCCGTCGTCTACTTCTTCCTCGTCATTCCCACCCAATATCTCCTCAAGAAATTTCACCCCGCAGTAGTTGAACCGCCAGCCACCAAAGCCTGCCCGCAGTGCCTTGGCGACATTCCCATTGCCGCCACTCGCTGCAAGTTCTGCACCCAGCCCGTATAA
- a CDS encoding methyltransferase domain-containing protein yields the protein MVNQDSWRSRLYSSYVTSGQAKADPSQNQSMFADRRRYIEPVIRRHFAVDKDTPILDLGCGHGAFVHVLRLNGFTSVTGVDVSGEQVALAHKLGIDGISQGELLDSLQGTESGSVGVVLLWDIVEHLTRDEAFVVLDEVFRVLRPGGKCLIHVPNAEGIFGMRVRYGDLTHEQSFTPTSANQLLTTIGFWKVAAYEDKPVPHGFMSLGRRVVWEAGTFPYRLLLAAETSDTRFVLSQNMLVVAHKR from the coding sequence GTGGTTAACCAGGATTCGTGGCGAAGCCGTCTGTACTCCTCGTATGTAACGAGCGGGCAGGCAAAAGCTGATCCTTCACAAAACCAGTCGATGTTTGCGGATCGAAGGCGATATATCGAGCCGGTCATTCGTCGCCACTTTGCGGTTGATAAAGACACGCCGATACTTGACCTGGGGTGCGGGCACGGGGCGTTTGTTCACGTTCTGCGACTGAACGGGTTTACTTCGGTCACGGGGGTCGATGTTTCGGGAGAGCAGGTGGCTCTTGCCCACAAGCTTGGAATCGACGGCATATCCCAGGGCGAGCTTCTGGACTCTCTGCAAGGCACGGAGAGCGGGTCGGTGGGAGTCGTTCTGCTTTGGGATATTGTGGAGCACCTAACGCGAGACGAAGCGTTCGTGGTTCTCGACGAGGTCTTTCGGGTGCTTCGTCCGGGGGGCAAATGTCTTATCCATGTTCCGAATGCGGAGGGCATCTTCGGAATGCGGGTTCGTTACGGCGACCTTACCCATGAGCAGAGCTTCACTCCTACCTCTGCGAACCAACTATTGACGACGATCGGATTCTGGAAGGTTGCGGCTTATGAGGATAAGCCGGTTCCGCATGGATTCATGAGTCTGGGGCGACGTGTGGTGTGGGAGGCTGGAACTTTTCCGTATCGGTTGTTGCTTGCCGCTGAGACGAGCGACACGCGGTTTGTTCTCTCTCAGAACATGCTTGTAGTGGCGCATAAACGCTAG
- a CDS encoding VWA domain-containing protein, translating to MLSKLPLLFLLPLTASLAQTTSQAPQPTQSVATLRAHTQLVVVDVVVTDKSQNPVRNLKASDFTLLESGQPQQIKSFEEHGDPSGTAATKPMPVNSPGIFSNYSPAPSDAVNVLLVDTLNTPVTDQIYLHDQFRKYIKTAKPGVPTAIFGLTTKLLFLQSFTSDPELLKAAIDNKNLAHSPLIERVTGGNTTQSADQMSETVATSGVTAQPGSTAFMQQVIADLKQFDAQQNSFQSQLRAKYTLDAINQLARFLSGIPGRKNLIWFSGSFPLDVLPDGSINDPFTVVASSEAEYRETTNLLTRAQVAVYPIDARGAMTSPNMDISQSTSIYLDDAKRFNADEVKYHLTAGAENLTMLRMADDSGGHAFINTNDLVDAINKATAAGSHYYTLTYSPTDSKWNGNFRKIQVKLQQSGLNLAYRRGYFADDPDISLQPHHRSGKASATAAPPVDPMHVAMMHGAPDSTQITLKVRVLPTSKARETDVAKGNTLNPSSDMKGPYRRYAIDIAADPYSIHTEQASDGNYHAELQFLTYVYDRNGSLLNMESDPVRANFSPDLYKQILHSGLPYRQEISVPLKGDFYLRIGIHDLVTNRIGSLEVPIGAVKDLPPLPASAATETPAAPSP from the coding sequence ATGCTGAGCAAGCTTCCCCTCCTGTTTCTCCTTCCCCTCACTGCCAGCCTCGCACAAACTACTTCACAAGCGCCGCAGCCCACGCAGTCCGTCGCCACGCTCCGCGCCCACACGCAGCTGGTCGTCGTAGACGTAGTCGTCACAGACAAGAGCCAGAACCCGGTCCGCAATCTCAAAGCCAGCGACTTCACCCTGCTGGAGAGCGGCCAGCCTCAGCAGATAAAGTCCTTCGAAGAACATGGCGACCCATCCGGCACCGCCGCAACGAAACCCATGCCAGTGAACTCCCCCGGCATCTTCTCCAACTACTCTCCCGCTCCCAGCGACGCGGTCAACGTGCTTCTCGTCGACACTCTCAACACGCCCGTCACCGACCAGATCTACCTCCACGATCAATTTCGCAAATACATAAAAACTGCCAAACCTGGCGTCCCCACAGCAATCTTTGGCCTCACCACCAAGCTCCTCTTTCTGCAGAGTTTCACTTCAGATCCGGAACTTCTCAAAGCCGCCATCGACAACAAGAACTTAGCCCACTCCCCTCTTATTGAGCGCGTCACCGGAGGCAACACCACCCAATCCGCCGATCAGATGAGCGAGACAGTCGCCACAAGTGGAGTTACTGCACAACCCGGGTCGACGGCTTTCATGCAACAAGTCATAGCAGACCTCAAACAGTTCGACGCGCAACAAAACTCCTTCCAGTCCCAACTCCGAGCCAAATACACCCTCGATGCCATCAATCAGCTCGCTCGTTTCCTCTCCGGCATCCCGGGCCGAAAAAATCTGATCTGGTTCTCGGGCTCTTTTCCACTCGACGTCCTCCCCGATGGCTCCATCAACGATCCATTCACGGTAGTCGCCAGCTCCGAGGCGGAGTATCGCGAGACGACAAACCTCCTCACCCGCGCACAGGTCGCCGTCTATCCCATCGACGCCCGCGGAGCCATGACATCCCCCAACATGGACATCTCTCAGTCCACCTCCATCTACCTCGACGACGCCAAACGCTTCAACGCCGACGAGGTTAAGTATCACCTGACAGCCGGCGCCGAAAACCTGACGATGCTCAGAATGGCCGACGACAGTGGAGGCCACGCCTTCATCAACACCAACGACCTCGTTGACGCGATAAACAAAGCCACAGCCGCCGGCTCCCACTACTACACGCTCACCTACTCCCCTACCGACTCCAAATGGAATGGAAACTTCCGAAAAATCCAGGTCAAACTTCAGCAATCCGGTCTAAACCTCGCCTACCGTCGCGGCTACTTCGCCGATGACCCCGACATCTCACTACAACCCCATCACAGATCTGGCAAAGCCTCAGCCACCGCAGCCCCACCAGTGGATCCCATGCACGTCGCCATGATGCACGGCGCCCCCGACTCCACCCAGATCACCCTCAAGGTTCGCGTTCTCCCCACCAGCAAAGCTCGAGAAACAGACGTAGCCAAAGGCAACACCCTCAATCCATCCTCGGACATGAAAGGTCCCTACCGCCGCTACGCCATCGACATCGCAGCCGACCCCTACTCCATCCACACCGAGCAAGCCTCCGACGGCAACTACCACGCCGAGCTTCAATTCCTCACCTATGTCTACGATCGAAACGGCAGCCTCCTCAACATGGAAAGCGACCCCGTCCGAGCGAACTTCTCACCCGATCTCTATAAACAAATCCTGCACTCAGGTCTTCCGTACCGCCAGGAGATCAGCGTCCCGCTCAAAGGCGACTTCTACCTCCGCATCGGCATTCACGATCTCGTCACCAACCGCATCGGGTCTCTCGAAGTCCCCATAGGTGCCGTCAAAGACCTGCCCCCACTCCCCGCCTCCGCTGCCACGGAAACGCCCGCGGCACCCTCACCATAG
- a CDS encoding permease: MRHPIFNPRAHSLLRGSLLVLFSLAAALLLSDFPHNRATPFLILPVLFAIAGTADTVRCIQRRWSFYHAGVILCIYMDLMALCMILFFLLYPYARWIASSQ; the protein is encoded by the coding sequence GTGAGACATCCCATCTTCAATCCGCGTGCCCACTCTCTTCTACGCGGCAGTCTCCTCGTTCTCTTCAGTCTCGCAGCCGCTCTACTCCTCTCCGACTTCCCCCACAACCGCGCCACCCCATTCCTCATCCTTCCCGTCCTTTTTGCCATCGCCGGCACCGCCGACACCGTCCGCTGCATACAACGCCGCTGGAGCTTCTACCACGCCGGCGTCATCCTCTGCATCTACATGGACCTCATGGCCCTCTGCATGATCCTCTTCTTTCTCCTCTACCCCTACGCGCGCTGGATCGCCTCTTCGCAATAA